One segment of Dolichospermum sp. DET69 DNA contains the following:
- a CDS encoding glycosyltransferase family 4 protein, with the protein MSSYKIAVVVPRMITGEIGGAERFFTGLINSLNTATTSATLVEVLIDESSFETTQESYLRCYDLNLSDYDAVISTKAPTFLVRHPNHICYLVHTIRVFYDMFEQEFGRGNQVLKTQRDTIQKLDTGALSSPRTKKVFTIGNEVSQRLLKYNGIKSEVLHPALVLDNFHEGNYEYIFMPGRLHRWKRVDLVIKAMHHLQHPIRLKIVGTGEQEQELRELSGKDERIEFLGRVSDEELLDLYANALVIPFVPIREDYGYVTLEAFAHTKPVISCQDSGECLQFVKNGINGFVVAPQPKEIAKAIEYFINHPEQAKVMGKRGKLDISHINWSNISQRLLGVLRE; encoded by the coding sequence ATGAGTAGCTACAAGATTGCAGTTGTAGTACCACGTATGATTACTGGGGAGATTGGAGGAGCGGAAAGATTTTTTACAGGTCTGATAAATTCTCTCAATACTGCAACCACATCCGCAACTCTTGTTGAAGTCTTGATTGATGAATCAAGTTTTGAGACTACACAAGAGTCATATTTACGTTGCTATGATTTAAATCTTTCTGATTATGATGCAGTAATTTCTACGAAAGCTCCTACTTTTTTAGTTCGTCATCCCAATCATATATGTTATCTGGTTCATACTATCCGAGTATTTTATGATATGTTTGAACAGGAATTTGGTCGTGGTAATCAAGTTCTCAAAACTCAAAGAGATACTATTCAAAAACTAGATACAGGAGCATTAAGTTCACCAAGAACTAAAAAAGTTTTTACAATTGGCAACGAAGTAAGTCAAAGACTACTGAAATATAACGGCATCAAAAGTGAAGTGTTGCATCCAGCGCTAGTATTGGATAATTTCCATGAAGGCAACTATGAATATATATTTATGCCGGGGAGGTTACATCGTTGGAAGCGAGTGGATTTAGTAATTAAAGCAATGCATCATCTTCAGCATCCTATTCGTCTGAAGATTGTCGGTACAGGTGAACAGGAGCAAGAATTACGCGAACTTAGTGGTAAAGACGAGCGGATAGAATTTTTGGGTCGAGTTTCAGATGAGGAACTTTTGGATTTATATGCAAATGCTTTAGTTATTCCATTTGTACCAATACGAGAAGATTATGGCTACGTTACCTTAGAGGCTTTTGCTCATACAAAACCAGTAATTAGTTGTCAAGATTCTGGAGAATGCTTGCAGTTTGTTAAAAATGGGATTAATGGTTTTGTTGTTGCTCCTCAACCAAAAGAAATTGCTAAAGCCATAGAATATTTTATTAATCACCCCGAACAAGCAAAAGTCATGGGGAAAAGGGGAAAGCTTGACATAAGCCACATTAATTGGTCAAATATCTCTCAGAGATTATTAGGTGTTTTGCGAGAGTGA
- a CDS encoding glycosyltransferase, translating to MTDKQIFQVTVLDMQPIDPPIGGGRLRLLGLYHGMGENLPTTYIGSYDWPGENYRHHRLSKTLEEIDIPLSEQHFSECAEWQSRVGGKTIIDSCFNLLGHHSSKFLETARKQIALSDIVIFSHPWVYPLVKDILRSRPQLVVYDSQNVEGLLRTSLLDDGDFGTEIAKNVVSIEYELCNNCDLILACSHEDRELFHKLYNIPFRKISIVPNGVFTDKIQNSSDSKRRIARKKLNINIGNTPLVIFMGSSYVPNTEAARFIIDKLAREMPDVKFAICGGVGDKFSQDELSEKNIDNVILTGFLKESEKLNYLAASDLAINPMFSGSGTNIKMFDFMAAGLPVISTPIGARGIFQGSATAIHICTAEDFTSSIQRVINDQDYSKVLGESARSLVETKYAWQKISSNLGLLLHRNRLKLGDNIPFFSVIIPTYERHDKLETLLDCLQNQISQDFEIIIVDQSKTLWKQREKYSNLDIIYIHSDIKGAVIARNTASYYARGKVLAFTDDDCQPKPDWLNNSRQYFENKDIVGVEGLVISDNLKDDNYRSVTNLGFEGIGFMTANLLVRREVFMAVDGFDESFDNPHFREDTDLGWRICQYGQVPFAEDVCVFHPPHLRTDKGESLAERNQFFEKDVLLMQKHPERYRELFFMESHYKNTPGFRENFLRGIKKYNVEVDKFYLDILEVDDLMMKFENQFSETIRDLFPGNRKNLNSLKMKKIEEEKEEIFQDQDIALVEQILLHSQISSLLSTNIPQTIQAHFKSAENLLNQVKDIVGSQSHGDYFKASVPRYLHYLAAAMTLKDKSRILDVGSAPGHIGIGLHLLGMKVVGVNLNEAWRDTYPSLDWVEKLGVIEHNFEQEILPYDDNVFDAVYFTEVLEHIAIKNPLEILSDLRRVLKTDGLLILSTPNICNISNIYALLNECNIFWQPEIFYGSLDRHNREYTPKEVYNLVEKSGFKDIQIYGINSYCNWRSGTDDYPYKIINALGDNHPLLRNTIIVLAKK from the coding sequence ATGACTGACAAACAAATCTTTCAAGTTACTGTCTTAGATATGCAGCCCATTGATCCTCCCATTGGGGGGGGGAGACTGAGGTTGCTAGGCTTATATCATGGCATGGGTGAGAATCTGCCCACTACATATATAGGATCATATGATTGGCCGGGAGAAAATTATCGGCATCATCGGTTGAGTAAAACTTTAGAAGAAATTGATATTCCTCTGAGTGAACAACACTTTTCTGAGTGTGCTGAATGGCAGTCACGGGTAGGTGGTAAAACTATTATAGATTCTTGCTTTAATTTGCTAGGGCATCATTCAAGTAAATTTTTGGAGACAGCTAGAAAACAAATAGCTTTATCAGATATTGTCATTTTTTCTCATCCTTGGGTATACCCACTAGTCAAAGATATACTGCGTTCTCGTCCCCAACTTGTTGTTTATGATTCTCAGAACGTCGAAGGTTTATTAAGAACTAGTTTATTAGATGATGGTGATTTTGGCACGGAAATTGCTAAAAACGTAGTGAGTATAGAATACGAACTTTGCAACAATTGTGATTTAATTCTTGCTTGTTCCCATGAAGATAGAGAACTATTTCATAAACTATATAATATTCCTTTCAGGAAAATATCCATTGTTCCCAATGGTGTATTTACCGATAAAATTCAAAATTCAAGTGACAGCAAGCGGAGAATAGCCAGAAAAAAATTAAATATAAATATAGGGAATACTCCACTTGTGATTTTTATGGGTAGTTCTTATGTACCCAACACTGAAGCAGCAAGATTTATTATTGATAAATTAGCGCGAGAAATGCCTGATGTTAAGTTTGCAATTTGTGGTGGTGTAGGCGATAAATTTAGTCAAGATGAACTGAGTGAAAAAAATATTGATAATGTTATTTTGACCGGTTTTTTGAAAGAAAGTGAAAAACTTAACTATTTAGCTGCATCTGATCTAGCTATCAACCCAATGTTTTCCGGGTCAGGGACAAATATCAAGATGTTTGATTTTATGGCCGCTGGTTTACCGGTAATCTCAACACCAATTGGAGCCAGAGGTATCTTTCAAGGATCAGCAACAGCCATCCATATCTGCACAGCAGAAGATTTTACCAGTAGTATCCAACGAGTTATTAATGATCAAGACTATAGCAAGGTTCTTGGTGAATCAGCTAGAAGTTTAGTAGAAACAAAGTATGCTTGGCAAAAAATATCCAGCAATTTAGGGCTTTTGCTGCATAGAAATAGACTCAAACTAGGCGATAATATCCCATTTTTTAGTGTGATTATTCCTACCTATGAAAGACATGACAAATTAGAAACATTGCTGGATTGTTTACAAAATCAAATTTCCCAAGACTTTGAAATTATTATAGTTGATCAAAGTAAAACATTATGGAAACAAAGAGAAAAGTATTCTAATTTAGACATTATCTATATTCATAGTGATATTAAAGGAGCAGTCATAGCTAGAAATACAGCATCTTATTACGCTAGAGGAAAAGTTTTAGCCTTTACAGATGATGATTGTCAACCAAAGCCTGATTGGTTAAATAATAGCAGACAATACTTTGAAAATAAGGATATAGTTGGCGTAGAAGGACTAGTTATTTCCGACAACCTGAAAGATGATAATTACCGTTCTGTAACCAACTTAGGGTTTGAAGGAATCGGTTTTATGACAGCGAATTTGCTGGTTAGACGAGAAGTCTTTATGGCTGTTGATGGATTTGATGAATCTTTTGACAATCCACATTTTCGTGAAGATACTGATTTAGGTTGGAGAATTTGTCAATATGGACAAGTCCCTTTTGCTGAAGATGTTTGTGTTTTTCACCCTCCCCATCTTCGCACTGATAAAGGTGAAAGTTTGGCAGAAAGAAACCAGTTTTTTGAAAAAGATGTTTTGTTGATGCAAAAACATCCAGAACGTTACCGAGAACTATTTTTTATGGAGTCTCACTACAAAAATACTCCGGGATTTCGGGAAAACTTTCTCAGAGGAATCAAGAAGTATAATGTAGAAGTTGACAAGTTTTATTTAGATATTTTAGAAGTTGATGATTTAATGATGAAATTTGAAAACCAGTTTAGCGAGACTATACGTGACTTATTTCCTGGTAATAGAAAAAATTTGAATTCATTAAAAATGAAAAAAATTGAGGAAGAGAAGGAAGAAATTTTTCAAGATCAGGATATTGCTTTGGTAGAACAAATTCTTTTACATTCTCAAATTAGTTCCTTATTATCAACAAATATCCCACAAACCATTCAGGCACATTTTAAATCTGCCGAAAATTTATTGAATCAAGTCAAAGATATAGTTGGTAGCCAGAGTCATGGGGACTATTTTAAAGCGTCAGTTCCTAGATACTTGCATTACTTGGCGGCTGCAATGACACTAAAAGACAAGTCAAGAATTTTAGATGTTGGTTCTGCTCCTGGACATATTGGTATTGGCTTGCACTTACTCGGTATGAAGGTTGTTGGTGTCAATTTAAATGAAGCCTGGCGTGACACATATCCTTCCCTTGATTGGGTAGAAAAGTTAGGTGTCATAGAACATAATTTTGAGCAAGAAATTCTTCCTTATGATGATAATGTTTTCGATGCAGTATACTTCACCGAAGTTTTAGAACATATAGCAATAAAAAATCCGTTAGAAATATTATCGGATTTAAGAAGAGTATTAAAGACAGATGGTCTATTGATTTTATCAACACCAAATATATGCAATATTTCTAATATATATGCACTGCTGAATGAATGTAATATTTTTTGGCAGCCTGAAATATTTTATGGTAGTTTAGATAGGCATAATCGTGAATATACCCCGAAAGAAGTTTACAATCTTGTAGAGAAATCTGGTTTTAAAGATATCCAAATCTACGGGATTAACAGTTATTGTAACTGGCGTTCTGGTACAGATGATTATCCTTATAAAATAATTAATGCACTTGGGGATAATCATCCGTTATTAAGAAATACAATTATTGTTTTAGCCAAAAAATGA
- a CDS encoding YfhO family protein has translation MTKINRKGYQKIIHVFSVFFLFSIIYAIFFSPVIFSERLLAPGDGIIQSIPAFYSPRTLWTDLILSGFPTAADPNVQTWYPLCILFSLIPHSWNAYVISAYVLASCFTYGYVYTITNSRLASIVSGIIYGMSGFMMAHLGHTAMIHTALWIPLLIWSLEKLRYKFTNKWFVVACSASTCCILAGHPQITVYGMGIALVYALLVGANAPIGRWIYYKVYIATVVLGIAISSIQIIPTIELMNLGQRSQLSFQDFNYCSLPLAESIRLLFPWFLGGGPFQNIPYSGVCEWGLTEVTGYVGILPLILATIGFLAYRYNFTAKFWLIAVFITFLLTLGDATFLARLMYNVPAYNKFRVPARHFIEMTLGVSVLAGYGIAAIEKKVFPRHFIFKILTISASIIIACLLGIYFFYVNIQDKVATPQTTINLFPWSNPQVGMPILIFLSVGCILVYWSKVAQSKVRQILLILILLIDLAHFGWFYDWQTGSPRQDLLTPTASSQKYQKILSNSKQRILPVRGGLGTRDEIPVNISRLWGVPSASGYGPLILSRVSKILSMGTPGDVSPTWPVPDDRSLDIMSVRYIFTPQSFTLINQPTKSSYPSTENYHYLSNNQRWNHIENINQATVYENLRAMPRAWLVPEVITLKPEEVLHAIKSSNLPNGKNYDPSKQALIEESVDFKVENFDSGSTIKIVKLDNTNIQIKTTSLSSTFLILSDVNYPGWQAKIDGKLTHIFQTNYVLRGLLLSEGNHTIDFEFRSQSFYIGAGISTASLVLLVYLCLNIYTKKRL, from the coding sequence ATGACAAAAATTAATCGGAAAGGTTACCAAAAAATTATTCATGTATTCTCTGTATTTTTTCTGTTTTCTATTATTTATGCGATTTTCTTTTCTCCAGTCATATTTTCAGAAAGATTATTAGCACCGGGAGATGGGATTATTCAGAGCATACCAGCTTTCTATTCTCCTCGGACACTCTGGACAGATTTAATACTGTCAGGATTCCCTACGGCAGCAGACCCCAATGTTCAAACTTGGTATCCTCTATGTATATTGTTTTCCTTGATTCCTCACTCTTGGAACGCCTATGTTATATCAGCCTATGTACTAGCAAGCTGTTTTACCTACGGTTATGTCTATACAATAACTAATTCGAGGTTAGCCAGTATTGTTAGTGGAATCATCTACGGTATGAGTGGCTTCATGATGGCTCATTTAGGTCACACTGCGATGATTCATACTGCTCTATGGATACCATTGCTGATTTGGTCGTTGGAAAAGCTACGTTATAAATTCACAAATAAGTGGTTTGTAGTTGCCTGCTCTGCAAGCACTTGTTGCATTTTGGCAGGACATCCACAAATTACTGTCTATGGTATGGGAATTGCTTTGGTTTATGCCTTACTAGTGGGAGCAAATGCGCCAATTGGGAGGTGGATATATTACAAAGTATACATAGCTACTGTAGTTTTAGGAATAGCCATATCTTCTATTCAAATTATTCCTACTATCGAATTAATGAATCTTGGTCAGCGTTCACAGTTAAGTTTTCAAGATTTTAATTACTGTTCTCTACCTTTAGCTGAAAGTATTAGACTATTATTTCCTTGGTTTTTGGGAGGCGGACCATTTCAGAATATTCCATATTCAGGAGTTTGTGAATGGGGTCTAACAGAAGTAACCGGCTATGTTGGTATATTGCCACTCATACTAGCAACTATTGGTTTTTTAGCATACAGGTATAATTTTACGGCTAAATTTTGGTTAATTGCGGTATTTATCACATTTTTATTAACCCTTGGAGATGCTACTTTCCTAGCTAGGTTAATGTACAATGTGCCTGCTTACAATAAGTTTCGTGTTCCAGCACGCCATTTCATTGAGATGACGCTGGGTGTAAGTGTACTGGCTGGTTATGGTATTGCGGCTATAGAAAAGAAAGTTTTCCCCCGTCATTTTATATTTAAAATTCTCACAATTAGTGCCAGCATTATAATAGCTTGCTTATTAGGGATTTATTTTTTCTACGTGAACATTCAAGATAAGGTAGCTACCCCACAAACCACTATAAACTTATTTCCCTGGTCTAACCCACAGGTTGGTATGCCAATACTCATTTTTTTATCAGTAGGATGTATTTTAGTTTATTGGAGTAAGGTAGCACAGTCTAAAGTAAGACAAATTTTACTAATCCTAATACTGCTGATTGATTTGGCACATTTTGGCTGGTTTTATGATTGGCAGACCGGTTCTCCTCGCCAGGATTTATTGACACCAACGGCTTCCTCTCAAAAGTACCAGAAAATTCTCAGTAATAGTAAACAAAGAATATTACCTGTTCGTGGTGGATTGGGTACTCGGGATGAGATTCCAGTGAATATATCTAGGCTATGGGGAGTCCCTAGTGCGAGTGGTTATGGACCACTGATCTTATCCAGAGTAAGTAAAATATTATCAATGGGTACACCAGGAGATGTTTCACCAACCTGGCCTGTTCCAGATGACCGTAGTCTGGATATTATGTCCGTGCGTTATATTTTTACCCCTCAAAGTTTCACCTTGATAAATCAACCGACTAAAAGTTCATACCCAAGTACAGAAAATTATCATTATTTAAGTAATAATCAGCGATGGAATCATATTGAGAATATCAATCAAGCTACAGTGTATGAAAATCTTCGTGCAATGCCACGAGCATGGCTAGTTCCAGAAGTTATAACTTTGAAACCCGAAGAAGTTCTTCACGCTATCAAATCATCAAATTTACCTAATGGTAAAAATTACGACCCTTCAAAGCAAGCCCTAATTGAAGAAAGTGTAGATTTTAAAGTCGAAAATTTTGACTCAGGATCTACTATTAAGATTGTCAAGTTGGATAATACTAATATTCAAATTAAAACAACTTCTCTCTCTAGCACATTTTTAATATTAAGTGATGTCAATTATCCAGGATGGCAAGCCAAAATTGATGGTAAACTAACACATATTTTTCAAACTAATTATGTCTTACGAGGTCTTTTGCTATCTGAAGGTAATCACACGATTGATTTTGAATTTAGATCTCAGAGTTTTTATATTGGTGCAGGAATTAGTACAGCTTCCTTAGTTTTACTTGTATACTTGTGTCTAAACATATATACAAAAAAAAGATTGTAA
- a CDS encoding glycosyltransferase family 2 protein, whose protein sequence is MIKAKSKTSNLLCSIVIPIYAESSHFAQSFKTINQVVESIQIPYEFVIVDDGSPDHTWDVVQTLAKHYPSVIKAVRLSRNFGKEYALCAGLEIARGDILVVMDGDLQHPPELISTMVNIWWDSDVDIVEAIKMSRGQESFIGKIGAKLFYEISNYLSGYNLKGQSDYKLLDRKVVNAWLQMGERNLFFRGMTAWLGFKRVTIPFEVPPRIGGKSGWSTFKLVKLAITGITAFSSWPLHLISISGCMFLIFALILGIQALLLKFTGGAVDGFTTVIILILITGSLLMISLGIIGLYIAKIYEEVKGRPRYIISDRIDVEHIYDK, encoded by the coding sequence ATGATTAAAGCAAAGTCTAAAACTTCTAATTTATTATGCTCTATTGTTATTCCCATATATGCAGAATCATCTCACTTTGCTCAATCATTCAAAACGATTAATCAAGTAGTAGAGTCTATACAAATTCCCTATGAGTTCGTGATCGTAGATGACGGTTCGCCAGATCATACTTGGGATGTTGTTCAAACATTAGCTAAACATTACCCTTCTGTAATTAAAGCAGTACGTTTAAGCCGGAACTTTGGTAAAGAATACGCTCTCTGTGCTGGCTTAGAAATAGCTAGAGGTGATATCTTGGTTGTCATGGATGGAGACTTACAACATCCTCCTGAATTGATTTCAACCATGGTTAATATTTGGTGGGACTCAGATGTAGATATAGTAGAAGCCATCAAAATGTCTCGTGGTCAAGAATCCTTTATTGGAAAAATAGGTGCTAAGTTATTTTATGAAATTTCCAACTATTTATCAGGCTACAACCTAAAAGGGCAATCAGACTATAAGCTCCTTGACCGTAAAGTAGTTAATGCTTGGCTTCAGATGGGAGAACGAAATCTTTTCTTTCGTGGTATGACTGCTTGGTTAGGGTTCAAGCGTGTGACAATTCCCTTTGAAGTTCCACCTCGCATTGGTGGCAAATCTGGTTGGTCTACTTTTAAATTAGTGAAGCTCGCTATTACCGGAATAACAGCATTCTCATCTTGGCCGCTGCATTTGATCAGTATTTCTGGATGTATGTTTCTAATTTTTGCCCTCATATTAGGGATACAAGCTTTGTTATTAAAATTTACAGGTGGAGCAGTTGATGGATTCACTACTGTGATAATTCTAATTTTAATTACTGGCAGTTTATTGATGATTAGCTTGGGTATAATTGGCTTGTATATAGCTAAAATATATGAAGAAGTTAAAGGTAGACCCCGATATATTATCTCAGACAGAATAGATGTGGAACACATATATGATAAATAA
- a CDS encoding GtrA family protein: MINKKFVRYGIVGAIGTITHLLILLLLVEILSFNPIISSSLAFIVVVFISYYLNYNWTFKSTTKHFTVLIRYIIVCLSGFTLNIIIMFIVVDVLNLYYMLGQIISIIVIPISNFILNNRWAFKV, from the coding sequence ATGATAAATAAAAAATTTGTTCGTTATGGGATTGTCGGTGCTATTGGCACTATTACCCACTTATTAATTTTATTGTTATTGGTAGAAATTTTATCTTTTAATCCTATCATAAGTTCATCACTTGCATTTATAGTTGTAGTTTTTATTTCTTACTATCTTAACTATAATTGGACTTTTAAATCTACGACTAAACATTTTACTGTTCTAATTCGTTACATTATAGTTTGTCTATCTGGCTTTACTTTAAATATTATCATTATGTTCATAGTAGTTGATGTATTGAATTTATATTATATGCTCGGTCAAATAATATCAATTATCGTTATACCAATAAGTAATTTTATCCTTAATAATCGGTGGGCATTCAAAGTATGA
- a CDS encoding glycosyltransferase family 4 protein, which produces MLKIIIDATPIDPKPSGIGFYVANLISALNQLQRDENFQLGIVYQPGLTKWLRGDLSFPDSLKNYTHRQVLPLPVRITDLLLASSFKPGLSYFEKYFDAPDILHGTNYSVYPCKNSLKVINIYDLTFIKYPQYIDSVVKTYTEKVRRCLQWTDLVLTISESSKQDIIEYLQVAPEKIYVTPLASRYHPDYLSEEQTDKLAKQVKYDFSIPYILFVSTIEPRKNINTIITAFNLLKQKYKIKQQLILIGRKGWNYESIFTAIEASPWKQEIHHLDYLSDELVALFYSKADVFVYPSHYEGFGLPVLEAMTLGAPVITAKTSSLPEVTGNAAILIEPQDSVQLAESILEIISNSQLRQELINKGKERAKLFSWERTAKATLTAYRSSGAFS; this is translated from the coding sequence ATGCTCAAAATTATTATTGATGCCACACCTATTGACCCTAAACCTAGTGGGATTGGGTTTTATGTTGCTAATTTAATATCTGCCCTAAACCAACTACAAAGAGATGAAAATTTTCAGTTAGGAATAGTTTATCAACCGGGTTTAACAAAATGGTTACGGGGTGATTTAAGTTTTCCAGATTCCCTGAAAAATTACACTCACCGTCAGGTATTACCCTTACCTGTCAGAATAACAGATTTATTATTAGCTTCAAGCTTTAAACCTGGGTTATCTTACTTTGAAAAATACTTTGATGCCCCAGATATATTGCATGGAACTAACTACTCAGTTTATCCCTGTAAAAACAGTTTAAAAGTAATCAATATCTATGATTTAACATTTATTAAATATCCTCAATATATAGACTCAGTTGTCAAAACATATACGGAAAAAGTTAGACGCTGCTTGCAGTGGACAGATTTAGTATTAACAATTTCAGAAAGCTCGAAACAAGATATTATTGAATATTTACAAGTAGCTCCAGAAAAAATCTACGTTACACCCCTAGCTAGTCGTTACCACCCAGATTACTTATCTGAAGAACAAACTGATAAGTTAGCAAAGCAGGTTAAATATGATTTTTCTATCCCCTATATACTTTTTGTTAGCACTATAGAACCAAGAAAAAATATTAATACAATAATTACCGCATTTAATTTATTGAAACAAAAATATAAAATCAAACAGCAATTAATATTAATTGGTAGAAAAGGATGGAATTATGAATCAATATTCACTGCTATTGAAGCATCTCCTTGGAAACAGGAAATTCATCATCTAGACTACTTATCTGATGAATTAGTAGCCTTATTTTACTCAAAAGCTGATGTTTTTGTTTATCCTTCTCACTACGAAGGATTTGGTTTACCTGTCCTAGAAGCAATGACCCTAGGCGCACCCGTTATTACTGCTAAAACTTCATCACTTCCAGAAGTTACAGGAAATGCAGCAATACTCATCGAACCCCAAGACTCCGTACAACTAGCTGAAAGTATTCTCGAAATAATTAGTAATTCTCAGTTACGCCAAGAGTTAATTAACAAAGGAAAAGAACGAGCAAAATTATTTTCTTGGGAAAGAACAGCAAAAGCGACATTGACGGCTTATCGAAGCAGTGGAGCGTTCTCATAA